A part of Macaca mulatta isolate MMU2019108-1 chromosome 12, T2T-MMU8v2.0, whole genome shotgun sequence genomic DNA contains:
- the PHOSPHO2 gene encoding pyridoxal phosphate phosphatase PHOSPHO2 isoform X1: protein MKILLVFDFDNTIIDDNSDTWIVQCAPNKKLPIELRDSYQKGFWTEFMGRVFKYLGDKGVREHEMKRAVTSLPFTPGMVELFNFIRKNKDKFDCIIISDSNSVFIDWVLKAASFHDVFDKVFTNPAAFNSSGHLTVENYHTHSCNRCPKNLCKKVVLIEFVDKQLQQGVNYTQIVYIGDGGNDVCPVTFLKNDDVAMPRKGYTLQKTLSRMSQNLEPMEYSVVVWSSGVDIISHLQFLIKD, encoded by the coding sequence ATGAAAATTTTGCTAGTTTTTGACTTTGACAATACGATCATAGATGACAATAGTGACACTTGGATTGTACAATGTGCTCCCAACAAAAAACTTCCTATTGAACTACGTGATTCTTATCAAAAAGGATTTTGGACAGAATTTATGGGCAGAGTCTTTAAGTATTTGGGAGATAAAGGTGTAAGAGAACATGAAATGAAAAGAGCAGTGACATCATTGCCTTTCACTCCAGGGATGGTGGAACTCTTCAACTTTATAAGAAAGAATAAGGATAAATTTGACTGCATTATTATTTCAGATTCAAATTCGGTCTTCATAGATTGGGTTTTAAAAGCTGCCAGTTTTCATGATGTATTTGATAAAGTGTTTACAAATCCAGCAGCTTTTAATAGCAGTGGTCATCTCACTGTGGAAAATTATCATACTCATTCTTGCAATAGATGCCCAAAGAATCTTTGCAAAAAGGTAGTTTTGATAGAATTTGTAGATAAACAGTTACAACAGGGAGTGAATTATACACAAATTGTTTATATTGGTGATGGTGGAAATGATGTCTGTCCAGTCACCTTTTTAAAGAATGATGATGTTGCCATGCCACGGAAAGGATATACCTTACAGAAAACTCTTTCCAGAATGTCTCAAAATCTTGAGCCTATGGAATATTCTGTTGTAGTTTGGTCCTCAGGTGTTGATATAATTTCTCATTTACAATTTCTAATAAAGGATTAA